TGTCCTATAGTGGAGTTCTCACCTTCAGAATCTCTCAGTTAATTGATATACACAATGCTTTTGGAGtcaaaggtttaaaaaacaataacTGTGCTGAGATAGACGGATTGAATTCTAAAGGTAGGAACTTTCCAATAGGGGACTATAAACACCAGCCAAAAGCACAGATTTAGATCAGaccctttaataaaaaaaaaaaaaaaaaaatagatcagtGCTATAAAATTAAAGCCAAAACTGTTTCAGACAGCTTTAATGTGAGAAACTCATTTGAGAGCTGTATGAATCCTAAATAAGCCAAATTAAAATCTCCTGAACCCAGAAGTTTTATGGTATTCCATAGAATATTTCCCATTACTTATTAGACAAGAGTGTTTTATTAGCAACTCCGAGTACCATTTAATTTTAGTTGCATAGCTCTCACTAAAACCTGAACTCTAACTTTGTCTCAGCGCTGTTTAATTTAATCATATATATTTTTCTATTAATATTAAAAACAGCCATTATCAAAATTTcagcattattttgcatttacctTCACTACTGCATGCCAGAGATTTGCTAGCACAAAAGCTCGTACAGCTAGTAGCCACTGTGTTACTTGAGGATTATTTGTTGTATATTTTACACTTGAAAGCATTTTTTTATATCCAGTTGTTTGCTCTGAAGACATGATGTTTAAATAGTCAAGGAAAATATACAGTTTCTGGTTGCTCAGTAGTCCCATAGGATATTCACTCAATGTGGCAGCAAGGATGGAATGCAGATCAGAAGGTTGCAGTTCAGAATCCAACTCCTCAAGAAATGCAAGTTGCAATTCATCCTCAATAATACCCATTTCTAATTCCAACAATTGCCTTTTTTGATTGTAGTGTAGTTCTGACAGCCAGAAATGTGCAAAATGTACAAAGTTATCTCCAGTGCAACACCAGACACCCAAGTCACTAATGGAACTATATGCTTTCTCCAGCCAATCTGTCACAGAAGTACTATCAAAGTGGTTAAAAACCTTATCAAGTCGTCCTCTCTCAGCTGAAAAGAGCAGATGAGATGAATCCTTTGACGACACAGCTGCACTTAAATTTAACCTTGTTGGTTCACTCAAATGAGGAGGCATTTTCTTGCCAATATGAGGCAAAGGTACAGCCTTAAATAAAGAGCAATTCCTGATCTTAagagaaaagaattttttttgcaaGCTACTATTAACATCAATGTGAGAATTATTCAACAAGGAACACACGTCTGGAAGGTGAAGGATCTCATTTTGGCTATTTGGGCCACTTTCACATAAATGTTCATGGTTTAagtcttcttcctcctccataTTCACATGGGAGACAATCATAGCTCTTCTGTCCTTCAGACTTTGCATTTGGTTAAACAGCAATACAGAATATTAGTAACCCTAGCTGCAACACAGACAATAAGCACAGCAAGTCACAAGTCAATGGATCTCAATATgaacctgaaagaaaaaaaatgaatacagGAAATTAACTCATGGTCAGTCTCCATCTTCAGTTGCTTCTCTTAAAGTAAAATATACACCTTTTCATCATGTCCAAACTACATATCAGTATTACCAGGTATTATTTAGGGATCTCCATAtcatgaaggaaaaaaagaatagcTCAATAGCAGAACGTAGTGGAGGAACCTAAAAGGGGGACCTCATTACAAACTATACTAACTCTTTTCCTTGAATATGTTCAAGCAGATTTATCATATACAGCTGAAAGTGGATATTAATACTATAAAAGGTTATTTCTATACACAAAATTTAAGATAATGGCCTCTAATAGCAAGTGTCCCTCTACCCTGTTGCACATTTAATGCTAGTTTCTCCTCTTTTGCAGTTTAAATTCAATGAGTTAGAGCTTACCTTTGTTGGGTAGTGGAAAGCATCACAGGTGACTCAGCGAATGAGAAATCTGAAAACTTATTGCATAACAATACTCTCTACTTTAACCAATAAGATTTCAGTATGTAAGTGATC
The Eretmochelys imbricata isolate rEreImb1 chromosome 10, rEreImb1.hap1, whole genome shotgun sequence genome window above contains:
- the LOC144271065 gene encoding uncharacterized protein LOC144271065 isoform X1, coding for MQSLKDRRAMIVSHVNMEEEEDLNHEHLCESGPNSQNEILHLPDVCSLLNNSHIDVNSSLQKKFFSLKIRNCSLFKAVPLPHIGKKMPPHLSEPTRLNLSAAVSSKDSSHLLFSAERGRLDKVFNHFDSTSVTDWLEKAYSSISDLGVWCCTGDNFVHFAHFWLSELHYNQKRQLLELEMGIIEDELQLAFLEELDSELQPSDLHSILAATLSEYPMGLLSNQKLYIFLDYLNIMSSEQTTGYKKMLSSVKYTTNNPQVTQWLLAVRAFVLANLWHAVVKFYKALVSTKLLPELHIKSCVSATTKQTNEVVTERALQSVQLGYADVLHYLIINQQLDLDAVDEKNRNLIFLATIYDQPKILDYFLDMGLPIPDVNQAAENGNTPLHAAVSTGKMHLVSLLLHYPGINVNFPNSQCDGATALHLSIVYGYLGICYLLLNAEADVKSLLGDLTPVQLAENFGNETITKFIKMHVKKLKLENKMFA